A single window of Flagellimonas maritima DNA harbors:
- a CDS encoding CBS domain-containing protein, which yields MGEHISKSRFDDLEREAFVGHLLSDIKILEHLLEENLIEDDIVRIGAEQEMCLVNNDYRPSGKSLNLLKNIDDPYFTTELASYNLEANLDPFQLGNDCFSKVEKQLKTLLKKANTEAEKLNMKILLTGILPTISKNELGIDYMTPIPRYYKLNEVLTSFRGDHFALKIKGVDELTLRHDSVLFEACNTSFQLHLQIPPNDFIKSYNWSQAIAGPVLGICCNSPLLMGRELWKETRIALFQQSLDTRKWTYALKEQMARVCFGNHWQKDSVVEIFKEDISTHRIALTKPIKKNSLDVLKSGAIPKLEALNLYNGTVYRWNRPCYGVGNGKPHLRIENRYIPSGPTVIDEIANFAFWVGLMVGRPKKFDDMSNVMDFKEAKLNFIKSARTGRQTIFSWLGKSISSEDLILNELLPIAYEGLKKYDIDNKDIDRLLGIIESRAKNGTGAEWQVKNYRNLRKQMKLDSVLVALTKGIFDNQQKNIPVHEWPSLSGATKSSNSFEWVGQIMSTKLMKLHEDDYIDLALSIMQWNNIHHIPVENNKGELTGLLTWSHIEELKKNSNKKNTRISDIMIKKVVTVQPRTRLNTAKKLMDEYQIGCLPVCVGTNLVGIISKTDL from the coding sequence ATGGGAGAGCATATCAGTAAAAGTAGGTTTGACGATTTGGAGCGCGAGGCCTTTGTTGGACATTTGCTCAGTGATATCAAAATCCTTGAACATCTCTTGGAAGAGAATTTAATAGAAGACGATATAGTAAGAATAGGTGCAGAACAGGAAATGTGCCTTGTAAACAATGATTATAGACCATCTGGAAAATCCCTAAATCTACTTAAAAATATTGATGATCCTTACTTTACTACAGAACTGGCAAGCTATAATCTTGAAGCAAACCTGGATCCGTTTCAATTAGGCAATGATTGTTTTTCAAAAGTTGAGAAACAGCTTAAAACTTTGTTGAAAAAAGCAAATACCGAAGCAGAAAAGCTCAATATGAAGATTTTGCTAACAGGAATTCTTCCTACTATCAGCAAAAATGAGCTGGGCATAGATTATATGACACCTATTCCCAGATACTATAAACTCAATGAAGTTCTCACATCTTTTCGCGGTGATCACTTTGCTCTAAAAATCAAGGGAGTGGATGAATTGACGTTACGCCATGATTCTGTACTTTTTGAAGCCTGTAACACTAGTTTTCAACTCCATCTCCAAATTCCGCCAAACGATTTCATCAAAAGTTATAACTGGTCACAGGCTATTGCCGGTCCTGTCTTGGGCATTTGTTGCAATTCGCCATTACTCATGGGCAGAGAGCTTTGGAAAGAGACGCGCATAGCATTGTTTCAACAAAGTTTGGATACTAGAAAATGGACCTATGCGCTAAAAGAACAGATGGCAAGGGTCTGTTTTGGAAACCATTGGCAAAAAGACTCTGTTGTAGAAATCTTTAAAGAAGATATTTCTACACATCGCATTGCACTGACCAAACCTATAAAGAAAAACTCTTTGGATGTATTGAAAAGCGGTGCAATTCCCAAACTGGAGGCATTGAATCTCTATAACGGCACTGTTTATCGTTGGAATCGCCCATGCTATGGGGTTGGAAACGGAAAGCCTCATCTGCGTATCGAAAACAGATATATTCCATCAGGTCCAACCGTGATTGATGAAATTGCAAATTTTGCCTTTTGGGTCGGATTAATGGTAGGAAGACCAAAAAAGTTTGATGACATGTCCAATGTAATGGATTTTAAAGAAGCAAAACTCAACTTTATAAAATCTGCCCGGACAGGCAGGCAGACCATATTTTCATGGTTGGGCAAATCAATAAGTTCAGAGGATTTGATTCTTAACGAACTTTTGCCAATAGCTTATGAGGGATTAAAAAAATATGATATTGATAATAAGGATATAGACAGGTTATTGGGTATTATAGAATCAAGAGCCAAAAACGGAACTGGTGCAGAATGGCAGGTCAAAAACTATAGAAACCTAAGAAAGCAAATGAAATTGGATAGTGTTTTGGTAGCATTGACTAAGGGAATCTTTGACAATCAGCAGAAAAATATACCTGTGCACGAATGGCCATCTTTAAGTGGAGCTACCAAATCAAGTAATTCTTTTGAATGGGTTGGACAAATTATGTCCACAAAATTGATGAAACTACACGAGGACGACTATATTGATTTGGCATTGTCCATAATGCAATGGAACAATATTCACCATATTCCCGTTGAAAACAACAAAGGGGAATTGACAGGTCTTTTAACATGGAGCCATATTGAAGAACTCAAAAAGAACAGTAATAAAAAAAACACCAGAATTTCAGATATCATGATTAAAAAGGTGGTTACCGTACAGCCTAGAACAAGATTGAATACAGCAAAAAAATTAATGGACGAGTATCAGATTGGCTGTTTGCCGGTTTGTGTGGGCACCAATTTGGTAGGTATCATTAGTAAAACCGATCTGTAA